From the genome of Phyllostomus discolor isolate MPI-MPIP mPhyDis1 chromosome 12, mPhyDis1.pri.v3, whole genome shotgun sequence, one region includes:
- the LOC114511467 gene encoding zinc finger protein 883-like, translating to MAVATSSPAARSGPGAQSVLEAPRRRSAEIGMTFADIALYFSREEWRLLNEAERRLYLDVMLENFELISSLGCCCGGEDVEELSEQNVSVRVVQAENPKVALSSQKSHPCESCGLVLRYIFHVTEEQETQHSQKSLQCGACAKRFYLSTKCHQHQEHHVKEKPFRRGGDRILLAEGCNGSVSQKLFTFGEVGQDILTESEHLQQEAAHTRDRPNEISPSGDTIQSRENYFTLSVCKKAIGCSRAYVEKKGVHTGRQCFECHDGGKNVSRISSFCYCQRVPSEEKPHQCSECRKSFKNLSQLRYHQTVHTAERPYQCSVCGNSFKRRNALYRHKKIHTREKSYECSECGKSFANSTHLHYHQSVHTGEKPNQCRECGKTFKKLALLRCHWAVHSEERPYPCSVCGKSFKTRSSLYLHEKIHTGKRSYGCSECGKSFINKSLLHYHQRIHTGDRPYVCSECGKSFTRGDHLRSHQRLHTGERPYECRKCGKSFFRKNALNCHQRVHTEERPYECSECGKSYRSSGGLHFHQKLHTGERPYKCSECGKSYCSSSGFHSHQRLHTGERPYECNECGKSFCSSSSLHSHQRLHTGERPYECSECGKSYRCLASLRYHRNAHTGGKPYECSECGNTYRSKNSLRYHERFHKGERLYY from the exons ATGGCGGTGGCGACTTCCTCTCCCGCCGCTAGGTCCgggcctggagctcagagtgTGTTGGAGGCCCCCCGCAGACGCTCGGCTGAG ATTGGTATGACCTTTGCGGACATTGCCCTGTACTTCTCCAGAGAAGAATGGCGTCTCCTCAATGAAGCTGAGAGACGTCTGTACCTggatgtgatgctggagaactttgAGCTTATATCTTCCCTAG gtTGCTGCTGTGGAGGAGAGGACGTGGAAGAACTGAGTGAACAAAATGTTTCTGTAAGAGTGGTACAGGCAGAGAATCCCAAGGTGGCTTTGTCTTCCCAGAAGAGCCACCCATGTGAGAGTTGTGGGCTAGTGCTAAGATACATTTTCCATGTGACTGAAGAGCAGGAAACACAGCACAGCCAGAAATCATTGcagtgtggggcatgtgcaaAACGATTTTATCTCAGTACAAAGTGTCACCAGCACCAAGAGCATCATGTGAAAGAGAAGCCTTTCAGAAGAGGTGGGGACAGGATCCTACTTGCAGAGGGCTGCAATGGCAGTGTGTCCCAGAAGCTTTTCACCTTTGGGGAGGTTGGACAGGACATCCTCACTGAGTCAGAACATCTCCAACAAGAGGCTGCTCACACCAGGGACAGGCCAAATGAAATCTCGCCATCTGGAGACACTATTCAAAGCAGAGAAAATTATTTCACCCTGAGTGTATGTAAAAAAGCCATTGGCTGCAGTCGTGCATATGTTGAAAAGAAGGGTGTCCATACTGGAAGACAATGTTTTGAGTGCCATGATGgtggaaaaaatgtttccagaatttCTAGCTTTTGTTATTGTCAGAGAGTTCCCAGTGAAGAAAAGCCCCATCAGTGCAGTGAATgtagaaaatcttttaaaaacttgtctCAACTTCGTTATCATCAGACAGTTCACACTGCAGAAAGGCCCTATCAGTGCAGTGTATGTgggaattcttttaaaagaagaaatgcccTTTATCGTCACAAGAAAATTCACACTAGAGAAAAGTCTTATGAatgtagtgaatgtgggaaatcttttgcCAATAGCACTCATCTCCATTATCATCAGAGTGTTCACACGGGAGAAAAGCCAAATCAGTGCCGTGAGTgtgggaaaacttttaaaaaattggctctACTTCGTTGTCATTGGGCAGTTCACAGTGAAGAAAGGCCCTATCCATGCAGTGTATGTGGGAAGTCATTCAAAACAAGAAGTAGCCTTTATTTACATGAGAAAATTCACACTGGAAAAAGGTCTTATGGatgtagtgaatgtgggaaatcttttatcAATAAAAGTCTTCTCCATTatcatcagagaattcacacaggGGACAGGCCTTAtgtgtgcagtgaatgtgggaaatcttttaccagaGGTGATCACCTTCGTTCTCATCAGAgacttcacactggagaaaggccttatgagtgcaggaaatgtgggaaatctttcttCCGAAAGAATGCCCTTAACTGTCATCAGAGGGTTCACACCgaagaaaggccttatgagtgcagtgaatgtgggaaatcttatcGCAGTAGTGGTGGCCTTCATTTTCATCAGAaacttcacactggagaaaggccttataagtgcagtgaatgtgggaaatcttactGCAGTAGTAGTGGCTTTCATTCTCATCAGAgacttcacactggagaaaggccttatgagtgcaatgaatgtgggaaatctttttgTAGTAGTAGTAGCCTTCATTCTCATCAGAgacttcacactggagaaaggccttatgagtgcagtgaatgtgggaaatcttaccgTTGTCTTGCTAGCCTACGTTATCATCGGAATGCTCACACAGGTGGaaagccttatgagtgcagtgaatgtgggaataCTTATCGCAGTAAAAACAGCCTGCGCTATCATGAGAGATTTCACAAAGGAGAAAGACTTTATTATTAA